A region of the Flintibacter sp. KGMB00164 genome:
GGACATCCTGCTGGAGGTTATGGAGACCTTCTACATCGACCTGGGCGACACCAAGTACCGCCCCGCCCACCTGCTGCGCAAGATGGTGGCCGCCGGCTATCTGGGCCGGAAGTCCGGCGCTGGCTTCTATGTCTATGAGGAAGGCAAGAAGGTCGGCGTCAACCCCGTGCTGGTTAAGGGCTGATCCCCCTTTACCATAAATTCACTGTTTCCGCTCTGAACCGCTCCCTGGGGCTCCGCCGGGCCCCAGGGAATCTTTTTGTGTTATCCCCTCGGAAAGGAGAACCTCTTTGGAACTGCGTGAATATTGCCCCCTGGACTGCCCGGAGCTGGCCCGGCTGTTCTACCAAACGGTGCATACTGCCAACGCCGTCGACTATACTCCCCAGCAGCTGGATGCCTGGGCGGACGGGCATACCGACCTGGCCGCATGGAACCGCTCTTTCCTCAGCCACTATACGCTGGTGGCCCAGCAGGAGGATCAGATCATCGGCTTTGGCGATATCTGTCGGGACGGCTATCTGGACCGGCTGTATGTGCATCCAGACTGGCAGCG
Encoded here:
- a CDS encoding GNAT family N-acetyltransferase, coding for MELREYCPLDCPELARLFYQTVHTANAVDYTPQQLDAWADGHTDLAAWNRSFLSHYTLVAQQEDQIIGFGDICRDGYLDRLYVHPDWQRQGVATALCDRLEACCGASRLYAHASITALPFFQGRGYQMVQERQVERKGILLTNFLVEKEPRL